A single Lactuca sativa cultivar Salinas chromosome 8, Lsat_Salinas_v11, whole genome shotgun sequence DNA region contains:
- the LOC111914240 gene encoding uncharacterized protein LOC111914240, protein MKRRRKGGRGGGGRSRIAKEDEGEIADILLNLPDVVEQSELISKSTFTWDRKKKRSVMASISKASPEEVRAVEDDDEGPSTTLCLLRSGTGNDGASESPKQQSSSKKLSKRKATDDLIQRYNEMQKEIMARRKIEAMDSRKIRTMKRQKIRATDTLHEKRRAQNLQLEAKRLVLKAKKPAKNLGLDAKILEVKTKRQKIEKRKMDAPPPPPPPPPSPPAKRQELKAKKQGQSLGLDAKILEVKAKRQEIEKRKMDAPPPPPPPPPPPSPPAKRVDLKAKKRAQNLGLDAKILEVKSKRQEVEKRKMDAPPPPPPPPPPSPTAKRLELKANKRGQNLGLDAKILEVKAKRQEIEKRKMDAPPPPPPPPPPPPPPPPPPPAAAAAAKGLELKAKKRGQSLGLDAKILEVKAKRQEIEKRKMDAPPPPPPPPPPPPPPPPPTKKQELKAKVLKAKAKRQEVIPPPPPPSMRPPRPRPPPPPSTRPPRPPPPPPPQQQQQSQQHFQKFWVNPNNGKVVAITCSSNGNIVGRSGSANVVDPLVHVHYVKTRDQQHITRPAPPPPPPPPPPPSSSMAGSKNSKMLAVTQSTMSNLGGNGRSSFVNMVDPRGKIHFVKVNRYHQQITNSAPPPPQQQLQQPCQHSTLDPNNGKAVAATHSSNSGGGGVGDPAGNINSVKPNRYQLQYHRKRFKFAPPPPPPPPPVDPNNDKAEAPTCACNRSTSSAPPRPPPAPPQSMEQPNYLLYIPTWYAPVEARPWSAPPPPPTPLPPPVQKNRKQSMLHPNKGKGEVVQLTNKNTRPAPPPPQLPTLVPLPWLLPEKKKRKQSMLHPNKGKGKGKGKVVQLTRSNKKITRPASPPPQPPTIVPLPWLEPEKKNRKQSMLHPNKGSSYRIIRPSPPPSTSLPPHPTPPSKSLPTHPTPPQPSSSPPPPSKSLFPPPPLPLPLPPPSTSLPKHPTLPSKSLPPHPTPPPPPPPPPSTSLPRLPPPPPSTSLPPLPPPPPSTSLLPLPPPPLLSTSLLPPPPPPPPPSTSLPPLPPPSPLSTSLLPPPPPPSTSLPPLPPPSPPSTSLPSPPPQPLPSTSLFPLPPSLPPPPSSSCPPSKSLPPPLPPSLSPQPPLQPSLQPSQQHCQKSMVQPKKGKVFPSTSRRFTMLQFLPHHNSPPPPPPHPAAAPPPSKSLPPPLPPSLSPQSPLQPLLQPSQQHSQISMVQPKQRYRRIIPKPPYPPPPPPPPQQHSQKSMVEPKKGKVLTRTSRRITMLKFLPHHGPPQTPSTSKSLPPAPAPAPAPSKSLPPPAPAPAPPPPPPPPPPPPPPSSSPPPVAAPSSPPPAAAAPSSPPAAAAAAPSSSQQHCEKSMADPKKGNVVGVSSSNQMDPPGKTHDNHIWSHDPILRRAAAADARRYRIMKLKEKNKDNNNINISYFFHNDPSLRRAAAACARRYRLMKLKQKNKDNSSSSSFPSLNHARPNVNAAALARRFRIMRLKQKNKDKNNSSSSLPNDPTSNVDIHPTPINPAALARKMRLLRLKENVINRNKNKIPQVYGNDVISSKKKRKNKSLLARKLAKAKKKRRRRKKATEEKQQIPYDLKLDDLVMLKVSPLKGVMRFRTGAKLSPNHIGPFKVLKTVGSQFCKLALPEELKGIHDTFHVSFLKKYDGKECGVIPVSDLKVESSNKIFEDPESVLEARTKKFGNKDVELVLVKWKHTHGRRRTWEPKEEMKIRYPDFVDYDALPKRESTGEPEPETEAESSS, encoded by the exons ATGAAACGGCGTAGAAAGGGTGGCAGAGGCGGTGGTGGTAGGAGTAGAATTGCGAAGGAAGATGAGGGTGAAATTGCGGATATTTTGCTCAATCTACCGGACGTAGTTGAGCAATCGGAGTTGATAAGTAAATCCACTTTTACCTGGGATCGGAAGAAGAAAAGATCTGTGATGGCTTCGATATCGAAAGCGTCACCGGAGGAAGTAAGGGCGGTGGAAGATGATGATGAAGGGCCTTCAACGACGCTTTGTTTATTACGCAGTGGTACTGGAAACGACGGTGCTTCTGAGAGCCCTAAACAACAGTCATCTTCGAAGAAATTATCAAAGAGAAAG gcaACAGATGATTTGATTCAGAGATACAATGAAATGCAAAAAGAAATCATGGCAAGGAGG AAAATAGAAGCCATGGATAGTAgaaaaataagaacgatgaaacGTCAGAAAATAAGAGCCACGGATACCCTACATGAAAAACGTAGAGCTCAAAATCTGCAGTTAGAAGCAAAAAGACTGGTGTTGAAAGCAAAAAAACCAGCTAAAAATCTGGGGTTGGATGCAAAAATACTGGAGGTGAAAACAAAAAGACAAAAG ATAGAAAAGAGAAAAATGGATgcccctccaccaccaccaccaccaccaccatccccACCAGCAAAAAGACAGGAGTTGAAAGCAAAAAAACAAGGTCAAAGTCTAGGATTGGATGCAAAAATACTGGAAGTGAAAGCAAAAAGACAGGAG ATAGAAAAGAGAAAAATGGATGcccctccacctccaccaccaccaccaccaccaccatccccACCAGCAAAAAGAGTGGACTTGAAAGCAAAAAAACGAGCTCAAAATCTGGGATTGGATGCAAAAATACTGGAGGTGAAATCTAAAAGACAAGAG GTAGAGAAGAGAAAAATGGATgcccctccaccaccacccccacccccaccacCATCTCCAACAGCAAAACGATTAGAGTTGAAAGCAAACAAACGAGGTCAAAATTTGGGGTTAGATGCAAAAATATTGGAGGTGAAAGCAAAAAGACAAGAG ATAGAAAAGAGAAAAATGGATGCccctccacctccacctccacctccaccaccaccacccccacccccaccacccccaccagcagcagcagcagcagcaaaaGGACTGGAGTTGAAAGCAAAAAAACGAGGTCAAAGTCTGGGGTTGGATGCAAAAATACTTGAAGTGAAAGCAAAAAGACAAGAG ATAGAAAAGAGAAAGATGGATgcccctccaccaccaccaccaccaccaccaccccctccaccaccacccccaccaACAAAAAAACAGGAGTTGAAAGCAAAAGTACTTAAGGCGAAAGCAAAAAGACAAGAGGTcattccaccaccaccaccaccatctatgCGACCACCACGACCacgtccaccaccaccaccatctacgCGACCACCtcgtccaccaccaccaccaccaccacaacaacaacaacaatcacaaCAGCATTTTCAAAAATTTTGGGTAAATCCCAACAATGGCAAAGTGGTGGCAATCACTTGCTCCAGTAATGGTAACATTGTTGGTAGATCTGGTTCTGCTAATGTTGTTGATCCACTTGTCCATGTTCACTATGTAAAAACTCGTGATCAACAACATATCACCAGGCCTgcccctccaccaccaccaccaccaccaccaccaccatcatcatccatGGCAGGTTCCAAGAACAGCAAAATGTTGGCGGTGACACAGTCCACTATGAGTAACCTTGGTGGTAATGGTAGATCTAGTTTTGTGAATATGGTTGATCCACGTGGCAAGATTCATTTTGTAAAAGTCAATCGCTATCATCAACAAATTACCAACTCTGCCCCTCCACCACCACAACAACAATTACAGCAGCCTTGTCAACACTCTACACTAGATCCCAACAATGGCAAAGCAGTGGCAGCGACTCACTCCAGtaacagtggtggtggtggtgttggtgaTCCAGCTGGCAACATTAATTCTGTAAAACCAAATCGTTATCAACTACAATATCATCGGAAAAGATTCAAGTTTGCCcctccaccaccgccaccaccaccaccagtagATCCCAACAATGACAAAGCGGAGGCACCGACTTGTGCGTGTAACAGAAGTACCAGCTCTGCCCCTCCACGGCCGCCACCAGCACCACCACAATCTATGGAACAGCCCAACTATTTATTGTACATCCCAACCTGGTACGCCCCGGTAGAGGCGAGGCCTTGGTCTGcccctccaccaccaccaacaccacTGCCACCGCCAGTACAGAAGAATCGTAAACAATCTATGCTGCATCCCAACAAAGGCAAAGGCGAAGTGGTGCAACTGACTAACAAAAATACAAGGCCCGCCCCTCCACCACCACAACTACCAACACTAGTGCCACTGCCATGGCTACTACCAGAAAAGAAGAAGCGTAAACAATCTATGCTGCATCCCAATAAAGGCAAAGGCAAAGGCAAAGGCAAAGTGGTGCAACTGACTCGCTCCAATAAAAAAATTACAAGGCCTGCCtctccaccaccacaaccaccaacAATAGTGCCACTGCCATGGCTAGAACCAGAAAAGAAGAATCGTAAACAATCTATGCTGCATCCCAACAAAGGCTCCAGTTACAGAATTATAAGGCCTTCCCCACCTCCATCAACATCTTTACCCCCACACCCAACACCACCATCAAAATCTTTACCCACACACCCAACACCACCACAACCATCATCATCACCGCCACCGCCATCAAAATCTTTATTCCCACCCCCACCCCTACCCCTACCCCTACCACCACCATCAACATCTTTACCCAAACACCCAACACTACCATCAAAATCTTTACCCCCAcacccaacaccaccaccaccaccaccgccgccgccaTCAACATCTTTACCCCGACTCCCACCACCGCCACCATCAACATCTTTACCCCCACTCCCACCACCGCCGCCATCAACATCTTTACTCCCACTCCCACCACCACCGCTGCTATCAACATCTTTACTCccacccccaccaccaccaccgccgccatcAACCTCTTTACCCCCACTCCCACCCCCATCACCACTATCAACATCTTTACtcccaccaccaccgccaccatcaACATCTTTACCCCCACTCCCACCCCCATCACCACCATCAACATCTTTACCCTCACCACCACCACAGCCGCTGCCATCAACATCTTTATTCCCACTCCCACCTTCACTTCCACCCCCACCATCATCATCATGCCCACCATCAAAATCTTTACCCCCACCACTGCCACCATCATTGTCACCACAACCACCACTACAACCATCACTACAGCCATCACAGCAGCACTGTCAAAAATCTATGGTACAACCCAAAAAAGGGAAAGTGTTCCCTAGCACCAGTAGGAGATTTACCATGTTGCAATTTTTACCCCACCACAACagccctccaccaccacctccacaccCAGCAGCAGCACCACCACCATCAAAATCTTTACCCCCACCACTGCCACCATCATTGTCACCACAATCACCACTACAACCATTACTACAGCCATCACAGCAGCACTCTCAAATATCTATGGTACAACCCAAACAAAGATATAGGAGAATTATTCCCAAGCCGccctatccaccaccaccaccaccaccaccacagcaGCACAGTCAAAAATCTATGGTAGAACCCAAAAAAGGAAAAGTGCTCACTCGCACCAGTAGGAGAATTACCATGTTGAAGTTTTTACCCCACCACGGCCCTCCACAAACACCATCAACATCAAAATCTTTACCCCCAGCACCAGCACCAGCACCAGCACCATCAAAATCTTTACCCCCACCAGCACCAGCAccagcaccaccaccaccaccaccaccaccaccaccaccaccaccaccatcatcatcacctccACCAGTAGCAGCACCATCATCACCTCCACCAGCAGCAGCAGCACCATCATCACctccagcagcagcagcagcagcacctTCATCATCACAGCAGCATTGTGAAAAGTCTATGGCAGATCCCAAGAAAGGGAATGTGGTGGGAGTGAGTTCCTCCAATCAGATGGATCCACCTGGCAAAACTCATGACAACCACATTTGGTCTCATGATCCAATCCTCAgaagagcagcagcagcagatgCCAGAAGGTATCGGATTATGAAGTTGAAAGAGAAAAACAaggacaacaacaacatcaacatctcCTACTTTTTCCATAATGATCCAAGTCTCAGAAGAGCAGCAGCAGCATGTGCTAGAAGGTATCGCCTTATGAAGTTGAAACAGAAAAACAAGGACAACAGTTCCTCCTCCTCTTTCCCTTCCCTTAATCATGCAAGACCCAATGTGAATGCAGCAGCACTTGCTAGAAGGTTTCGGATTATGAGGTTGAAACAGAAAAACAAGGACAAGAACAACTCCTCCTCCTCTCTCCCTAATGATCCAACATCCAATGTGGATATTCATCCAACCCCCATTAACCCAGCAGCACTTGCTAGAAAGATGAGGCTTTTAAGATTGAAAGAGAACGTCATAAACAGGAACAAAAACAAAATACCCCAAGTTTATGGCAATGATGTAATCTCCAGTAAAAAAAAGAGGAAAAACAAGTCTTTGTTGGCTCGCAAACTAGCAAAAGCAAAGAAGAAAAGGAGAAGGAGAAAGAAAGCAACGGAAGAAAAGCAACAAATACCCTACGATTTAAAACTGGATGATCTGGTCATGTTAAAGGTGTCGCCTCTCAAAGGTGTAATGAGATTTCGAACCGGAGCCAAATTGTCTCCTAACCACATTGGGCCATTCAAAGTCTTGAAAACCGTGGGCTCTCAATTCTGTAAACTGGCTTTACCCGAGGAACTGAAAGGAATACACGACACGTTTCAtgtaagttttctgaaaaagtacGATGGGAAAGAGTGTGGGGTCATCCCAGTATCGGACTTGAAAGTGGAATCCTCCAACAAAATATTTGAAGACCCGGAAAGTGTTCTAGAAGCAAGGACAAAAAAGTTTGGGAACAAAGATGTTGAACTTGTGCTTGTGAAATGGAAGCATACTCATGGGAGAAGGCGGACTTGGGAGCCTAAGGAGGAGATGAAGATTAGATACCCTGATTTTGTAGACTACGACGCGCTTCCCAAGAGAGAATCCACcggagaaccggaaccggaaacGGAAGCGGAATCCTCTTCTTAA